The Rhipicephalus sanguineus isolate Rsan-2018 chromosome 10, BIME_Rsan_1.4, whole genome shotgun sequence genome segment TAACTCTGCTGTATCCGGTTcggcagcccacgacacaacaGTAATTTCTACGCCTAGACGTGCTCATCCTCTCATCTTTTGAAGCAACTTGGAACACTCCGCAAAGCAACCAGCAGACACATATGTGCGCAGGCAAACGTGCCGTCTGCCGCGTATTCTTTGTCCAGACGGCTTTGCTGAAAGGGAACTACAAACCTACGCGTTCACGGAAAAAACatacattttatttcatttcacttgTTTTTGTCTCTAAcaatgtgtaaaaaaaaagaaccagaaGACAAATAGTGAAAACAGCGCACGAACGACGGTGCATCGAACAGACGACGGCGCGTCGAGCAGACGACAACATCAAGCGCTCAGCGTCCCCGCCAGCGCGTCGTGCGGCCCGAACCGCCGCTCCCGCCGGAGCTGACGTCAGCTTCAGGAGAaggcgactgcagcgccaccaAATTTTCCGCCGTTTTTGCTTCACCCGCGCCGCTTGCCGCCGGCCCCAGTGGACCCACTCCCCCATTTTAGTACactctaatcatatcgtggtttcgggacgttaaaccccaacaattatcattattcaAGACAGAAAATGTTTCATGTtctgttgctatagcaacggacGTGCCGACGTGGTCGGCAGCTGGCATTCCATAGCCAAGCTGACTGATTTGCCGCGAAGCACCGGTTGCTGGGCAACGCACTTTTGTCTTGATGTTGTGCTGTCCCGCCAATAGATATCCACTTCTGTCACCATACCGACGGGTGTGCGGTGTTGTTACTTTGTCTGGTCAATAGTGTCTCACGAGTGTCCCCACATAAAGAAGTGAGACACTTACACTGTGACGAAAACTTATTCATCCaacttgacattttttttttggagcaAGATGAGTGCCTTTTTCAACACTGGACAGAAGCTGTACTTTTCTTATGACAGCCGACCCACGTGGAGCAATTTTCTTGTGAAAAAGTGGCAGTCCTTTCAACCAATGTGACCAATTGCAACAGGACTTACGACTAACTTGGTTGCACAAGCACTGCAAGTAGCCGGAGCGTATGAGCCCCAAGTTATCAGTTTAAGAAGAGTAAAACATTGATTTTAGAGGCTAAATTGACCATAGCATAGTCTTCGCATGCTTTGCAAGGAATCGTTTTATGAACTATCATAGGAAGCAGACAGCTTAAATGTTCATTCACTTAAATTTTAAAGCTACGGAACAAAACATGGCTCCTATCCCTGTACTGATCACCAATAGCCATTGTGAAGACGTCATTCCTCAGATGAAAACAGCATAACGTTAATGACTGCAAGTGACGACGACACCTGGAGACCTTCAGCACGTGCTTTCATAGAAATGCTACCAAGAGACTCAAGTACACGTCACAAACCTAATCATACCATCGTCAAGCATAAGCAGCTGTGCAAAATAATGTACAGGTTTGTCACTACGAATGCTCTGATGGTTCACGCAGCCGCCATGATGTCGAGTTCTGTCGATTTATGTCACTGAAACACTAACTATCTGCACCTAAAAGCGAGAATTCCAGGATTGGGAAGTATACAAGAGAAATCATGTGACATACAATTACCAGGGACATATCTGAGCCATTGTTACGGGACACGAGAAGCCTATTATaagatattttattatttttgtttagaTCATCACCAATGAATTTGTTGTATACATTTCTTTATTAAGGCTGTCTAGCAATGCAGGTAATACCATACTGTTTACGATAAGGCATTACTGCTCTGTTTTAGCAGCTTACCACGACCTGTCAAGATTTCAGCTGCACGAGTTGCTCAATGCCGATGGTAACATGATGAGAGTAGCTAATAATGGTATTGCACACTGAAATAGCTATGTACGGTACGTAAAATAGCTACAATGGTACGGTACAGGCCATACAGTAAACCAGTGCTACTGAAATGCCCTAACGCAGCTCAAAGGTGGGTTTCCACTCGGCTCACCTGTCGGCACATGGCACACCTCTTGCTCTGGTTGGCTATGCCCTTCACGCATAGGAAGCAGAATATGTGGCCGCAGGGCAGCCGGGCAGGGTGAATGCACTTCTGCAGGCAAATGGCACACTCGAGCCTCGGAGCGGGCGGCTCTTCGTCCGTGCCGGTGTTTTCCAGAGCTgcaggaaagcaagaaaagtgAGCAACGCCTCTTAAAGGGACATTACATTACAGTGGAGTTgggcaaaaataaatgaaagttaaattaaaaaactatgacctgcctgcaccacctaagtatcgcaggctcTTAAAGGGACAGAAAGTGGTGTTGGGCGATATAAAATTACTTAAAAGAACATAAAGTGTTAAGCCTTGCCTGCTGCACTGAAGTATCGCAGGCACTAAACAGAAAACCGATTAATCTCGTATTAGTATAATTACTCTGTCCCGAAACCAAGAACGCCACACTTGCCACGAGAAGACGCGCCAAAAGTGAGAAAACTCGAAAAAGAAAATTGCGGGTTTCTCCTTTATTATtaaagctatgatggtgaaattaactacATTAGAGATTTCAGAGTAAAATTGATCAATCTAAATTGATTCatgttccactttagtgtccctttaaaactacAACACCTAAAATAAGTTTGTCGTTTGTAGCCCTCAAAGAGCCGCATACCCACAAGACACAAAACTGTGACCGAAGTCAAACAACAATCATGGGGCTTAAAGTTAAAACAGTTGCAACTTTCACGCACCACAGTCGTTTCCAGCGCACGCACATGTCAAAAAGAGTGCCAACTTCATGCTCTGACATAgaaaccatcgtaagtagcgcaactagacaggacacacagcaaggaACAGACGATCACAGACACACTGTtccttgctgtgtgtcctgtctagttgcacTAGTTACGATGGTTTCTATGtcaaaacaccaactcgcccaacagtcaactctttcATGCTTTGAGGTCAGCTTTTGCTACTATGAGATGCAGGCATACCACAACGCTGTTGGGGCATTGATTTAGATGCAACGCATAACGGGGCTTCACATGCTAAAGCTACAGCCTTTTATAAGGCACACTGTAGTGCATaataattttgactacctggaaTTGTTTAACCCCTTCAAACTGATCCAAACATTAAAACAACACTAGAGCAGCCGCTTTGGCAAGCATGATAGTCTGGAGGCTAGTTTCAGTTTTACGCATATGCAAATACTGGTTTATTGCTGCTAGTTAGTAGAGAGATGCAGTGTATCCAGATACCTAAGTACACAAGCTAGAATCACACAGATAACTGGAAAATTTTGTTTATAATGCACTCAACTACGTTCTCAAAACGTCCCGGTGCATAGGTGTAAAGATTCTGGTTTTCAAGCTGCACGTTATGACCAGGGGAGCTATGCTCATCTGTTTTTTCACTGTCGCATTTTCATAGAAACCAGGCAGAAAGTAGATGCCCATCCGACGACATTTCCATTAACAGTCCGGCGATTTATACTGAATACGAAAGCATCACAGAGAAATGTACGACGTGTACGACACTATGCCAGGCAAACCCTTTCAGAGTCGGACAATATAACAACCCACACGATTGAGTACAGCTCAGCAAAACCTTGTGTTGAACCTCTTTACAAGTGACAGCGTCACAAGCGCATCGTTTGCAAGGCCGAGAACATTTATTTGTTCGTGAGCCCACAGATGCACAGGCACCGACAGGCTTCACGAAACGGCAACAAAGGGTGCGCGTACGCGAGCTTCGGGACTGACGCGGAAAGGTTCTACGACGCGggatacataggcgtgcgcgcaagcccccccccccctctattcacctaagaggggggggggggcaaagccagccccacacattgacataatagggaggggggcgctgcgactggggggggggggggagcaatgccagcgccatacattgacataattgggagggggggggcgctgcgacgaaccttcgccccccccccccccctgaaggagaacccagcgcacgcctatggtgggaTATATTTGGGCAGCGCTATTCGCGCGTGCGCCAACACACACGGCACGGTGCTTTCATGCACGCAAGGCTCAATTCAGTCTGAGTTTTCAATTAGGTACATAAACGTACCTAGAAAGCAGCAAGGGGAAATCAGTTAGCGACCCATGTAACATGCCTGCGCCCGTTTACATGCGCAATGTAGTACACAACGAGCGTTGAGTAGCCAGTGTTTACAGTGTCTTATAATTCATATAATACGCCAAAAACAGCGTTCCTAGGTTAATGATAGACTGCAGCAGGAGGCGAGAATGTGATTACTGTAACGCAGTTCTCTAAGCTAGTCAGTAACGACTTCCCGCATCGCATGAACTCGCGACAAACAGGCAGTACCCAATGAGGTCCGCCTGTACCCCGACTCCTTGCTAGGCTGACTGGTGTTGAACTTGAAAACTAAACAGCCGCGGTTGGGAGCTCTTTAAAAGCGCTCAAGCGCGAATGCGCACGCCCGCGCCCACGACTTAAATACGACGGAGAAGAAATACTACCAACAACGCTACCGAGCCAAAACAACTTCGAATGAACTCACCCGGAGAAGTTTCCGTTGGCTCTCGGCGTTCACCCATTATTCAGCGCGTCCTAGAACTTCACAACCGCTAGAATTTTTCAGTCTTGTTGGACACTGATCATTTTGTTCCCCTCATGGAGCTAGCACCTAAACGGAGGCAATTTTGAACCTGTACGGCGACGCAAAACAACACGACTCGCACGACTCTAAAAGTAAACACAAATGGAAAACGCGGTTGTTGTTACCTTGATTGTTATTTTGCTGGGAGGCGCACTTCGCTGACGCCATGGTATCGTTCCGAAACACGAACGCAAACGCATTTCTCGATAATTAAATACACCCGACATTGCATGTGTTATATAAAAAGAACGTCTAAGCAGTTGCAACGATGCTGAAACAGTTAAAAGAAAGTAGCATTATCGTCGTATTGACCTTAATTAGGCTAGTTTAGTTTCAGTTTTGCGCCCGTCAAAATAGCTGGGAATTGTTGTCCCTTTAAACAAAATTTTCTCCTAAACTTGCAACGTATATAAACGAATTGATTagcttatttatttttctgactaCATAAAGTTTATACGTGCGCTTGAGGAGATTACGCGTGCTTATTAAATGAAATAAGGTGTGCCCAGGGCGCACTGCCGTCGAGGTTTTTCTCGGCCAGTTCTCACCGCCATTGCTCACACCACAAGGCACCTTCGAGCTGTGAGATGGCTTTCGTGTCTGCAAGATTTACCGGCGCATTCGCCAAACAACTGGTCAGGGGCGTTGCCAAGTACCCGACGCGCTGCACGGGCGTGAGTTCGTACGTTGCGCGACACTTTTCCACCTCGAAATGTGTGTCAGCCGGTCCCGGTGCGGCCGAGGTGTCCTCCATCTTGGAGCAACGCGTCCTGGCCCAGGCGACCACGGCCAATCTGGAGGAGACCGGTCGCGTTCTGTCCATCGGTGACGGTATCGCCCGCGTCTACGGACTTAAGAACATCCAGGCCGAGGAGATGGTGGAGTTCTCCAGCGGCCTCAAGGGCATGGCCTTGAACTTGGAGCCCGACAACGTCGGTATCGTCGTGTTCGGTAACGACAAGCTCATCAAGGAAGGTGACATTGTCAAGCGGACCGGTGCCATCGTCGACGTGCCCGTCGGACCCGAACTTCTGGGTCGCGTCGTGGACGCCTTGGGCAACCCAATCGACGGCAAAGGACCCGTGGCCTGCAAGGGCAGGGCCCGCGTCGGAGTCAAGGCGCCCGGCATTATCCCCCGAATCTCCGTCAAGGAGCCCATGTTGACTGGCATCAAGGCTGTAGACAGCCTGGTGCCCATCGGTCGTGGCCAACGTGAGCTCATCATCGGCGACCGTCAGACGGGCAAGACCGCCATCGCCATCGACGCCATCATAAACCAGAAGCGCTTCAACGAAGGCTCGGATGAGAAGAAGAAACTGTACTGTATCTACGTCGCCATCGGCCAGAAGAGGAGTACCGTCGCGCAGATCGTCAAGCGGCTCACGGGCGCCGACGCCATGAAGTACACTATCATCGTGAGTGCCACGGCGTCGGACGCCGCCCCCCTGCAGTACCTGGCACCCTACGCCGGCTGCGCCATGGGCGAGTACTTCAGGGACAACGGCATGCACGGCCTCATCATCTACGACGACTTGTCCAAGCAGGCTGTGGCTTACCGCCAGATGTCTTTGCTGTTGCGGCGACCCCCTGGTCGTGAGGCCTACCCGGGAGACGTCTTCTACCTCCACTCGCGTCTTCTGGAGCGTGCTGCCAAGATGAACGACTCCTTCGGAGCCGGCTCCCTCACCGCTCTTCCCGTCATCGAAACCCAGGCCGGAGACGTGTCCGCCTACATCCCGACCAACGTCATCTCCATCACGGACGGCCAGATCTTTCTGGAGACCGAACTCTTCTACAAGGGCATCCGGCCCGCCATCAACGTCGGCCTGTCCGTCAGTCGTGTAGGTTCGGCTGCCCAGACCAGGGCCATGAAGCAGGTCGCCGGTTCCATGAAGCTCGAGTTGGCGCAGTACCGAGAAGTGGCTGCATTCGCGCAGTTCGGCTCTGATCTCGACGCCGCCACGCAGCAACTGCTCAACCGGGGAGTCCGTCTGACGGAGCTCCTGAAGCAGGGTCAGTACAACCCGATGGCCATCGAAGAGCAGGTGGCGGTCATCTACACGGGCGTGCGTGGCTACCTCGACAAGATGGACCCCTCGCACATCAACCGCTTCGAGCAAGAGTTCCTGCAGCACATCAAGGCCACGCAGAAGGACCTCTTGGCGACCATCGCCCAGGAGGGCAAGATCAGCGACGAGACGGACGCGAAGCTCAAGAAGGTCGTCACGGACTTCATGGCGACGTTCCAGCAGTGAAGAGGTAGTGAGGAACAGTGCCTAGCCATTCCAGGGTGCCTCCCCTGCCAATAGACTCGAGGGGGGTTTCAGGGGGACCACAAAGTGTGGCTTTGTGTGTCGGAGAGGTCTTGTGAATAAATAGTTTTCCCATACAAAGACTGGAGTACTTGGCCACTGTGCCCATTTCAGTGGTTTGCATTGCGCAGTGAGCTTAATCAAAAGTGCGGATAGTTgagcttgttggttgtacatattTCAAGGAACAGCGCAATAAACAACAGGATAATAGAAGCACTGTAGGAGTCTTCTTCTGTtggcctgtctttttttttttgtgctgttcttTGGAGCTTAATGACTGGGCAGTTTCATGGCCAGTAATGAAAGCTACTTGAAGTAATGGCTGCTTAGGTTGTCTGCACTGCTTGGTTGCAAGCAGTTGTGCCCTGTTATCTCTAAATTATTAGATAGCAATTTCCTTTTGCAACCAAAAACAGATTAgaaatggtgcatgggctccctGGCACAGTTTTGACCTTGTTTGGGATAATGACCTTGACTCACTAGAACAGAAAATATGTGGGTGTTACATGTGCTAGTACAAAGCAGATTTCACTGAAGATGGCCACTTGGTGTAATGGCACTCAGCAGAAGTCATGCAATGTGTTCACTGTAATCAACCATTCAGCTTAACATAAAAAGGGATAGTTGCAGAATATAGTGCCAGCATAGTTTGTCTTGGGCACGGTGAAAACGCTAGCCAATGGCATGAATGTCTAACATATTGCTGGCCTGTCTGTAGTAACTGCAAACACCAATTCAAgtgagagagaataaacatctttattttgttttcattgagGCATCGTCTTTGGGGTGGTCTTCCCATTCTAGGAAACCTAggtagcgagggctgtcgacgcggcgaaagccaATTCAAGTGACTGCATTCAAAGCGTACCActggcaaatttttttttgctaaaagCAACATTCAAGACCCACCATGGCTGCTGCATTCCTATGGGGGCAAACTCAAAAAACATATATGTACTGTTGCACCCAATACGAGTTGCAATACGCTGCCAGGGGTCAAAGCAGTGCCAGCACTGCACAGTGGCGCCGACATACAAAACAATCGGCAGCGTATCGTATTTACTctaatgtaacgcgagtttttttccagatttttgctccctaaagtcgaccctcgcgttacaatcgagtaccAAACTAACCATTTTTTTCTTCGTGGACGCAAGAAAAAGTGACCTCTTGAGTTACAATTGTGGTCATGTTACAAACGAGTAAATATGGTAAACTGTTTGACTACTGTTATTTGCAAAACCAATTTCGCGTTTGCCGGTGTTGCAGTGTAGGCTTGGAGCCCCTTCAACCATGGCTGCCGTATTGCAACTCTTATTGAGTGCCGCTGTACTTAAATCTaggcgcacggtaaagaaccccacatggtcaaaattagtTCAGAGTTCCCCACTACAGAGTGCCTACAGAGTGACACCCGGTGTCGCTGCAGCCgttgtttcgacaagtggacttgtattcTTTAAGGCTGCAACTTTCAAGTTgcagccttaaagaagacaagtccacttgtcgaaatgtcggctccagGGACAGCCCTTGTTCAGGAATTTTTCATCTCGTGattgtattgtggttttgggttgttaagacacaagaaagaacaaaaggTAGCAGACTTGTCAACTACCAGTCACGTGGCCGGGCATTTCATAAAACAATACTCCTTGGCACGGTACACATGGCTtacagtgacgtcactgaaaccaccATGTTGGAGCGCCAGCATGTGGAGACGCGGCGTTTGCGATGTCGTACTAATGCTaccaaaacatcacatgcagcttcttttgttattcatgcacagagacgCTCCTGCCACATCGTTTTCAAATTGATGcaatttgtttgtcatcaaaaccaccatcgtggagtGCCAGTGCATTCAGAAGCTACgtacatgacgtcacgtgcaagctatctatattGAGTTGCAAGGCAACTTTTTCTTATTCAGTATCGTTCAAATGAAATTCTTATCCACGTTTATGATCTGTATGAGTTTCTCATCAACACTAAACAGAACAAGTGAGGACATGTTACCTCTCTGTAAGCAGACATCGCAAATAATGGGAGTCAGAAGTTGAAGCAAGAGATGATAATTTCACATTTTTATTCAGAGTTGTCCCAAAGGCCCAAGTCACGTGGTAAGGTCTAATGCCTGAAGTTTACCGTTGTGAAAACTGCGTCTAAAGTCACTAACATGCACATTTCACTGGTGTTCAATGCCAAGAGGACAACGGCTTAAGTGAATGTAATAAGTCTGCTTTCCAGTATTAATGTAATAACGAAAAAATTTTAACTAGCTGACAACAGTTTCTCAGGGGCGACTAAAGTTTAACCTACGAGTTCACTTCTGACGCACACAAGAACTTTTGTTACATCCATTATATAAACATACAAACCATTATCGTAAAAAGGCATGTTTAGGTATTGTATTTATTTCATTACAGTTAATAATCGCTTACACAGTATTTGTATCTCATATACTGAAATTTGAGTATAAAGCATATTTTCTATAGAATTATTTCAAATGTCCAAAACGTGCTTCTGTGAGCTGTTGTAGCTGCCAACTTGGAGCCGGGAGTACACGTTGGTTAGTTGAATGAGCTGTTTGAACACATGACTTAAGTGGCGTTAAGTTTCAATGCTAAGCATGCCCATGTGAGAACTCATGAATAACACTAAACTTTTAAAGGCATATTAAAGCAAAATACCATACCAGCTTAGGCTCATAAATTATTGAGAATTCTATCGTCATTATATGTCGTGACAATACGTTTGTTATTGGGAGAGAAAATGAATGTCATAGCTTCATTTCTTGATTTCCCAACCAAAAGCCTAGCATAtgaatgtcggtgcaacatcgaAGACTTCAGAGTCTCTTTCATCTTTTGGCCACATGGGCTGAATAAAATTTTTTTAAACGTGCCATGTCAAGTCGTTGGCTCCCATTGAACACAATGCATTTCATTTTTTAGCGATAAGTAATTAGGCCCGAGCATGCGGTCAGAATCTGCTATGTCACAGCAAGTTTAAGGGTAGCAGTACCACCGGTGTGTATTCATTTTGCACTTTTTATGGCTTGCCAAACATCTCATggcaagagtggtgcttttgaTACTGCGGAAGAATCAACCGACACAACTGACATTGTCTTTCTGTTTTAGTGTTCCTTTTTAAAGTGGTCAATGGTTAATGTCTGTGACACCACAGATAACACACCACAGATAACACAGGTGTGATAAGaaaggcgatatatatatatatataaaaaaagaaatgatgtaGTGGACATAAAATCCAATCACACTATGAACAATGTAACGTGAAATGTGTTGCGTTTCTTATTCAAGAGTAACGAAGCGAAATTATGCATTCAGGCACAtctccactttttttttattgcgttacgtttgacacaaaacaaaaaaaaagaagtgaaaacACAGATTGACTGTAGAGAGCTTGCATCAGTAGAGGGTTTGCTAGCCTTTGTCCAGTACCACGTCATTCTCCAAAGAGATCGTGCAAAGTTCATCCGTGCTTCTAAAGTCAAGAGTCCATTTGTTTCACGTATCACCGCTGGCTTTTTAAATGCCAGCCGTTTGTCAATTACATtacctgcagaaaaaaaaaaaaggcaaaccaCACACACG includes the following:
- the LOC119371731 gene encoding ATP synthase subunit alpha, mitochondrial, whose protein sequence is MAFVSARFTGAFAKQLVRGVAKYPTRCTGVSSYVARHFSTSKCVSAGPGAAEVSSILEQRVLAQATTANLEETGRVLSIGDGIARVYGLKNIQAEEMVEFSSGLKGMALNLEPDNVGIVVFGNDKLIKEGDIVKRTGAIVDVPVGPELLGRVVDALGNPIDGKGPVACKGRARVGVKAPGIIPRISVKEPMLTGIKAVDSLVPIGRGQRELIIGDRQTGKTAIAIDAIINQKRFNEGSDEKKKLYCIYVAIGQKRSTVAQIVKRLTGADAMKYTIIVSATASDAAPLQYLAPYAGCAMGEYFRDNGMHGLIIYDDLSKQAVAYRQMSLLLRRPPGREAYPGDVFYLHSRLLERAAKMNDSFGAGSLTALPVIETQAGDVSAYIPTNVISITDGQIFLETELFYKGIRPAINVGLSVSRVGSAAQTRAMKQVAGSMKLELAQYREVAAFAQFGSDLDAATQQLLNRGVRLTELLKQGQYNPMAIEEQVAVIYTGVRGYLDKMDPSHINRFEQEFLQHIKATQKDLLATIAQEGKISDETDAKLKKVVTDFMATFQQ